From Falco cherrug isolate bFalChe1 chromosome 4, bFalChe1.pri, whole genome shotgun sequence, one genomic window encodes:
- the LOC129735847 gene encoding acrosin-like isoform X1, giving the protein MLLVVMDVLLLLVVLLAVCCPVHGTWDSCGGSCGRPIAFRYGKLRIVGGTDAQPGVWPWIVSIEAPLEGGMAHICGGSLIRSQWVLTSAQCFIEARNITMWQVVVGATRLTQLGPKAQVRNIKRLLVHQHYSNVTQRNDIALLELEQPVQCNSYVQLACVPDASLRVSELTECYVSGWGARIARAGGSAYVLQEAQVHLIDAGVCNSSGWYRGAIHTHNICAGYPQGGIDTCQGDSGGPLVCQDKSADYFWLVGLTSWGMGCARAKKPGVYTSTQHFHNWILEQMGLHTAVATTARPQPAFASTPVQRPRPTPIEVGRFTPCPFPVQKLRDLLTRLQEFVHFLKGGNV; this is encoded by the exons atgttGCTGGTAGTGATGgatgttctcctcctcctcgttgtcctgctggccgtgtgctgtcctgtgcacggcACATGGGATAGttgtgg GGGGAGCTGTGGGCGGCCCATTGCTTTTCGCTATGGCAAGTTGCGTatcgtgggtggcacagatgcccagccaggggtctggccctggatcgtcagcatcgAGGCTCCCTTGGAAGGCGGCATGGCGCACATTTGCGGAGGCTCCCTCATCAGGTCACAGTGGGTCCTCACATCAGCCCAATGCTTCATCGAGGCcag gaaCATCACCATGTGGCAGGTGGTGGTTGGAGCCACCCGGTTGACTCAGCTGGGTCCTAAGGCCCAGGTGCGCAACATCAAGcggctgctggttcaccagcactacAGTAATGTCACacagaggaacgacattgccttgctggaactggagcagcctgtccagtgcaacagctacgtacagcttgcctgcgtgcccgatgcctcgctgagagtctcggAGCTGACAGAGtgctacgtcagtggctggggtgccaggatTGCAAGAG ctggaggatcggcgtatgtgctgcaggaggcccaggtccacctcattgatgccggggtctgtaacagcagcggctggtacagaggggccatccacacccacaacatctgtgctggctatccgcagggtggcatcgacacctgccag ggggacagcggtgggcctcttgtgtgccaagacaagagcgctgactacttctggcttgttggcctgaccagctgggggatgggctgtgcgagagcaaagaagcccggagtctacacctccacccagcacttccaCAACTGGATCCTGGAACAGATGGGCCTGCACACAGCAGTAGCGactactgcaaggccacagccagCCTTCGCCTCCACTCCTGTTcagaggccaaggccaacaCCAATAGAAGTGGGAAGGTTTACACCCTGCCCATTTCCAGTGCAGAAGCTGCGGGATTTACTTACTCGGCTGCAGGAGTTTGTGCATTTCCTAAAGGGAGGAAATGTTTGA
- the LOC129735847 gene encoding acrosin-like isoform X2, whose translation MAHICGGSLIRSQWVLTSAQCFIEARNITMWQVVVGATRLTQLGPKAQVRNIKRLLVHQHYSNVTQRNDIALLELEQPVQCNSYVQLACVPDASLRVSELTECYVSGWGARIARAGGSAYVLQEAQVHLIDAGVCNSSGWYRGAIHTHNICAGYPQGGIDTCQGDSGGPLVCQDKSADYFWLVGLTSWGMGCARAKKPGVYTSTQHFHNWILEQMGLHTAVATTARPQPAFASTPVQRPRPTPIEVGRFTPCPFPVQKLRDLLTRLQEFVHFLKGGNV comes from the exons ATGGCGCACATTTGCGGAGGCTCCCTCATCAGGTCACAGTGGGTCCTCACATCAGCCCAATGCTTCATCGAGGCcag gaaCATCACCATGTGGCAGGTGGTGGTTGGAGCCACCCGGTTGACTCAGCTGGGTCCTAAGGCCCAGGTGCGCAACATCAAGcggctgctggttcaccagcactacAGTAATGTCACacagaggaacgacattgccttgctggaactggagcagcctgtccagtgcaacagctacgtacagcttgcctgcgtgcccgatgcctcgctgagagtctcggAGCTGACAGAGtgctacgtcagtggctggggtgccaggatTGCAAGAG ctggaggatcggcgtatgtgctgcaggaggcccaggtccacctcattgatgccggggtctgtaacagcagcggctggtacagaggggccatccacacccacaacatctgtgctggctatccgcagggtggcatcgacacctgccag ggggacagcggtgggcctcttgtgtgccaagacaagagcgctgactacttctggcttgttggcctgaccagctgggggatgggctgtgcgagagcaaagaagcccggagtctacacctccacccagcacttccaCAACTGGATCCTGGAACAGATGGGCCTGCACACAGCAGTAGCGactactgcaaggccacagccagCCTTCGCCTCCACTCCTGTTcagaggccaaggccaacaCCAATAGAAGTGGGAAGGTTTACACCCTGCCCATTTCCAGTGCAGAAGCTGCGGGATTTACTTACTCGGCTGCAGGAGTTTGTGCATTTCCTAAAGGGAGGAAATGTTTGA
- the LOC114014429 gene encoding collagen alpha-2(I) chain-like isoform X2: protein MSIVPISHYFSISGRGGGRGAPGARGPRASPCGGGGGGGGGSCPPAAWAGGGRGTFSRPLRQAPGPLAASRGRGQRGGRRGSRRPSPASAAGAEHLPRSRVPTSGAPGAAAAAASRPPAAAREGPAGAAPGRAERRRSRSLVLLSLCRGPRRLGLAGVVPARPRPRRAGAGGDRGARPGWGQELGRPGRGEEGIRGQAGSSCLLLRAQRACPCGEGGPAPQPAAAGCQRAQQGPRVTRGVRVSPTAWGGPRCTRERRDVSGRPRLARKSCETPGGYRRWWGQPSDRRSAGGREKRGVKKRLNCHVFTAVPKTRAVVTL, encoded by the exons atgtccattgtccccatttcacactatttctccatatcaggCCGAGGCGGCGGCAGGGGAGCGCCAGGAGCGCGGGGTCCACGAGCAAGCCCctgcggcgggggcgggggcggggggggggggtcctgcccGCCGGCCGCctgggcggggggcggcaggggaACCTTCAGCCGCCCGCTGCGTCAGGCTCCCGGTCCGCTGGCGGcgagccggggccgggggcagaggggagggaggaggggaagcaggaggcCGTCCCCCGCCTCCGCCGCAGGGGCTGAGCATCTCCCCCGCAGCCGGGTCCCAACCTCAGgtgcccccggcgctgccgcGGCGGCGGCCAGCCGGCCCCCCGCTGCTGCTCGGGAAGGGCCTGCAGGAgcggctccgggcagggccgAGCGGCGCCGGTCGCGCTCACTTGTGCTTCTGTCCCTCTGCCGGGGACCGCGCCGCCTCGGGCTGGCGGGGGTTGTCCCTGCCCGGCCTCGCCCCCGCAGAGCGGGTGCGGGAGGGGACCGGGGGGCACGGCCCGGCtgggggcaggagctgggccgGCCGGGGAGAGGCGAAGAAGGAATCCGAGGGCAGgcgggcagcagctgcctcctgctgcgGGCACAGAGAGCCTGCCCCTGCGGCGAGGGGGGaccagccccgcagcccgcaGCAGCCGGGTGCCAGCGTGCACAGCAGGGTCCCCGTGTCACCCGCGGGGTCCGTGTGTCACCCACAGCGTGGGGCGGCCCCCGGTGCACGAGGGAGCGACGCGACGTGTCCGGGAGGCCGCGTCTTGCGAGGAAGAGCTGTGAGACACCCGGGGGTTACCGTAGGTGGTGGGGGCAGCCAAGCGACCGGCGTTctgcgggagggagggagaagagaggggTAAAGAAGCGTCTGAACTGTCACGTTTTCACAGCGGTACCAAAAACGAGAGCTGTG gtGACACTGTGA
- the LOC114014429 gene encoding collagen alpha-2(I) chain-like isoform X1, with translation MSIVPISHYFSISGRGGGRGAPGARGPRASPCGGGGGGGGGSCPPAAWAGGGRGTFSRPLRQAPGPLAASRGRGQRGGRRGSRRPSPASAAGAEHLPRSRVPTSGAPGAAAAAASRPPAAAREGPAGAAPGRAERRRSRSLVLLSLCRGPRRLGLAGVVPARPRPRRAGAGGDRGARPGWGQELGRPGRGEEGIRGQAGSSCLLLRAQRACPCGEGGPAPQPAAAGCQRAQQGPRVTRGVRVSPTAWGGPRCTRERRDVSGRPRLARKSCETPGGYRRWWGQPSDRRSAGGREKRGVKKRLNCHVFTAVPKTRAVLSILFFCPAPSSLLPLSLILLLPFYCLCYCSTPSPSPLFFILSVLQPRAGFPFTSLSLSVSISFKVFSPPTPACLPPVSLVCSLSFFSSLHLYVLLRVQRDIWRQGAPQEGLCPNR, from the exons atgtccattgtccccatttcacactatttctccatatcaggCCGAGGCGGCGGCAGGGGAGCGCCAGGAGCGCGGGGTCCACGAGCAAGCCCctgcggcgggggcgggggcggggggggggggtcctgcccGCCGGCCGCctgggcggggggcggcaggggaACCTTCAGCCGCCCGCTGCGTCAGGCTCCCGGTCCGCTGGCGGcgagccggggccgggggcagaggggagggaggaggggaagcaggaggcCGTCCCCCGCCTCCGCCGCAGGGGCTGAGCATCTCCCCCGCAGCCGGGTCCCAACCTCAGgtgcccccggcgctgccgcGGCGGCGGCCAGCCGGCCCCCCGCTGCTGCTCGGGAAGGGCCTGCAGGAgcggctccgggcagggccgAGCGGCGCCGGTCGCGCTCACTTGTGCTTCTGTCCCTCTGCCGGGGACCGCGCCGCCTCGGGCTGGCGGGGGTTGTCCCTGCCCGGCCTCGCCCCCGCAGAGCGGGTGCGGGAGGGGACCGGGGGGCACGGCCCGGCtgggggcaggagctgggccgGCCGGGGAGAGGCGAAGAAGGAATCCGAGGGCAGgcgggcagcagctgcctcctgctgcgGGCACAGAGAGCCTGCCCCTGCGGCGAGGGGGGaccagccccgcagcccgcaGCAGCCGGGTGCCAGCGTGCACAGCAGGGTCCCCGTGTCACCCGCGGGGTCCGTGTGTCACCCACAGCGTGGGGCGGCCCCCGGTGCACGAGGGAGCGACGCGACGTGTCCGGGAGGCCGCGTCTTGCGAGGAAGAGCTGTGAGACACCCGGGGGTTACCGTAGGTGGTGGGGGCAGCCAAGCGACCGGCGTTctgcgggagggagggagaagagaggggTAAAGAAGCGTCTGAACTGTCACGTTTTCACAGCGGTACCAAAAACGAGAGCTGTG CTCTCCATTCTATTCTTCTGtcctgctccctcttcccttctgcctttATCTCTCATTCTGCTGCTCCCTTTTTACTGTCTCTGCTATTGTTCtactccctctccttctccccttttcttcatcctctctgtcctgcagcccagggctggttTTCCCTTTACATCTCTGTCCTTATCTGTATCCATCTCTTTTAAGGTTTTCTCCCCACCCACACCCGCCTGTCTACCCCCAGTTTCTCTGGTCTGTTCCCTAtcattcttttcctctctgcaccTGTATGTGCTGCTCAGGGTCCAGCGAGATATCTGGAGGCAGGGGGCACCTCAGGAAGGTCTGTGTCCAAACAG gtGA